The Canis lupus dingo isolate Sandy chromosome 4, ASM325472v2, whole genome shotgun sequence genome contains a region encoding:
- the LOC112660903 gene encoding 40S ribosomal protein S15a-like: MNVLAAALKSINNAEKRGKRQVLIRSCSKVIVRFLTVRMKHGYIGDFEIIDDHRAGKIVVNLTGRLNKCGVISPRFDVQLKDPEKWQNNLLPSHQFGFIVLTPSAGIMDHREAR, from the coding sequence ATGAACGTCCTGGCAGCTGCTCTCAAAAGCATTAACAATGCTGAAAAGAGAGGCAAACGCCAGGTTCTTATCAGGTCATGCTCCAAAGTCATCGTCCGATTTCTCACTGTGAGGATGAAACATGGTTACATTGGCGACTTTGAAATCATCGATGATCACAGAGCTGGGAAAATTGTTGTGAACCTCACAGGCAGGTTAAACAAGTGTGGAGTGATCAGCCCCAGATTTGATGTACAACTGAAAGATCcagaaaaatggcagaataaTTTGCTCCCATCCCATCAGTTTGGTTTCATTGTACTGACACCCTCAGCTGGCATCATGGACCATAGAGAAGCAAGATGA